The window TAGTTGAAGTCGTTGACCGATAACCCGGGCCGAGCCGGTCAACGACGACTATACATTGGCCACACGGGGTGCCCACCCTCGACCACAGCACAGCCGCCCCTTCGCAAGAACCGTAGGTCTTGCCCAGGCGGCACGGTAGGACAGCGCGCGGCCCTTGCTCGCCAACCGGCTGATGGACGGCGTGGACAACGCGCCGTCGCGGTGAAACGGGCAGGGCGCCGTCGGTCCCACCTAAATCACCGCCTGCTGAGTCGACCTGCATAGCAAAGCGGGGCATCGGCCCCGCTTTCGCAGTCCTGCGTGGCCAAGGCCACGATCAGCCGGCGCGCGCCCGGGACCGCTTCGCGTAGTTTTCCGCCCACTCGGCGCGCATTTGTCGCACGGCCGCCATCGCCGCGATCTTGCACTGCAGCTTCTCCTCCGGCGTCAACCCTCCAATGTGCAGCGCGGTGTCGGACACGAGATCCTGCCGGCCCAGGCTGATCATCTTCTCCTCGATCGCCTCTTGCACAACCATGCGCTCGAGCGCCTGGGGAGGCTGGCTCATCCTGATGGCGACGTACGTGAACAGGCGGTAGGCGGCACCGCCCGCGTAGAGGCCCCACCACGCGGCCAGTACGGTGACCAGCACCGCACTCACCGAACCCGGCACGGGCGGCGAGAACAGCGCGACGGACGTGGTGACGAGGGCGATGATGCGCGAGATCGGCCCGGCGATCTGCGTGACCGGGTAGGCCCTGCTCAGGAAGAACAGATTGACGAAAAACAGCCAGCCGACGATCAGCAGGCCGGCGTCGAGGTACATGCGAAAGGTCCAGTCCATGGGGCTCCTCCAGAGGGTGGCCCCAGGCAGGGGCCGGTGCCCTCAACCAAGCAGATCCCTGGCAGATGTCAAGCTGTGCCCAGGCACACCTGCACCCCGTCCGGGCACTCCGCGCCCGTGAGGGGTTGTCACCCCGACACCGTTTGATCCCTCCACCCAGGGTGCTGAGCACCTGAACGATCGCGCACGTACACCGTGCGCTCGAACCCCCACGTGCGTGCAGGGCTCCCCCGTTGTGCGCCGATCCATCCTCGTCGTGAGGTGCTTTCGAACCCGTCGGTTAAGCGACGCCTGGCACAGGGCCACCCTTGATGCGCAATGGTCCGTGAACCCCGTCCTCACCCGATCCCTTGCGGGCGTGCGGCCTCCGGGCGGGCCATTGCGCCGGGTGTCCCCGTGCTGCTTCAGGCGCACCGACGGCTCCGAAAAGCACCCACTTCACGACGAGGGAAACACCATGATCAGCGCACAACAGCCCAGCACGCAAACCCGGAACGGCAACGTCCCGACTCACCAAAAAGCACGGTTGAACGGCCACACCACGGCACCGGCCACGGCGACCAGCCCGGAAGCTCTGAAAACCGTGTTGACGCTGGTGGAGACCGCCCAGCTCGTCCAGAAGGTGTTGCGCGAGGCGTTCCCGGCCACGGGGTTCTACGTGAAGACCCAACGCGATGCGAACGGCGCACGGCTCCACGTCGAGTGGACGGACGGCCCCCGCGAGCAGCAGGTGAGCAAGCTCCTGCTGCCGCTGCAATCGTCGACCCCGGGCCAGTGGGGCGGCAACACCCCGGTGGAGCACTTCCGACTGACCGCGCAGGGCCCGCAACGCGTGCGCCTGGGCGCGGACCGCATCACCCTCAAGCGCAAGTTCTCCGACGGCCTGGTGGGCAACGTCCTGCAACGCCTGGCCCACCGCCACGTCGGTCGCCTGGACCCGGAGACCCGCAAGCTCCTGACGGTCGAATCGTTCAAGAAAGGCGCCCTGATGGCGGTGGTGCTCTACGGCGTGCACTTCGGTGGCAACACCCTCCAGCACGACGTCGAGACGGCGCTTCACGACCACACCGAGGTGCAGGGCTTCCCGCGCAGCGCCACGGCCGCCGGCCTGTTCGTTCGCAAGCCCCTGAAAGCCTGACCACGCTGGGGCCGCACGCTTCGGTTTGTCGGCCCCGCACCCATCCTTGGAGATCCGCACCATGGCCTACAAAAGCACCAACCCTTACCTCGAGGCGCGCTGCACGTTCGTCCTCGCCAAACTTGCGCTGATCGGCGCCCCCGACGAGGAAGACACCACGTACGAGGCGATGATCGAGGCCCAGTGCCTTGGGCACCGCGACGCCGAGGTGTCTGCGGATACGGGCGAGACGATCGACTGCTCGCTGTTTTTCGCCGACGTCCCCGAACTCCAACGGGAATGGATGTTCGGCTGGAATCAATACTTCGAGATGCGTGAGATGGAGGAGTGCGGTTCGTGCAACAGCGGCAACCCGTGCCCCATCCACGGGTGAGCGGCACCCACAGCAAAACGAAGCGGCCCGTTGGGCCGCTTGTCGCTTCAGGTGGGCTCGACGACATGGACGGCGATCACGCCGGGGCCGTCAGGGTCGTGGTTTTGCACGTGGACGTCACCGTGTTCATCGTGGTGGTGGGAAAGCAGCTCGGCGAGCCGGAGGGCGTTGTCCACCACCTCGGCATGGTCCTTTCCCACGCCGGCACGCACGAGCTTGTCCAGGAGCACGGCGTCGATCGGCATCATCGACTTCAGCACCATGACGTAGCCGCCCGATGGGTTCGGCTCGGCGACACGTCGCTGGACGGGGTCGTTCCCGATCGCGGCGATTCGACGGTTGCGCTCATCCATACGACGATGCAACTCGTCGACGGTGAGCTTCGGAGGATGCGGCATGGGGTCTCTCCTCAGTGGCGCGTGGCGTCGCCGATCAGCGGGTTCGCCAGGGCGTCGCGCACGGCCTGGTCCGCTTTGGCCTTGTTGGCCTCGGCCGCAGCCACGGCGGAGGCGCGACGGACGGTCTCCGCTTCGAACGCCGCACGGTCCGCGCGCTTGTCGTGCACGCGCTTCAGGAACACGCCGAACGCGACGAACAGCACGAACAGGACAGCGATAACGATTCCGACGGTTGCCAGCATGGGGTTTTCTCCTCCGATGGGTGGCCCCAGGCTGGGGCCGTCACCCTGTACTTAGCGGGTCCAGGCCGCGTGTCAACAGGTCGAGCGGGACCAACGAAAAGCGGCCCGGGTGGGCCGCTGCGCGATCGTGCGATGGGTGGTTCAGAACGGCATCGTGATCCGAGCCTGCACCCCCATGTGCCCGTGCACGCCCTCGTTCGTGACGTTCCGGGCGGCGAACGGGCCAAAGCCGAACTCGAGTTCGCCGGTGTGCGGAACGATTCGAGCATGATGGACAGGGCCAGCCTGCGGCGCGTTCGACCGGGCCAGGGCGGCCAGCATCGCGGCCTCGCGTCGCTGGCGCTCCCGGCGTTGCTTCGCGACGGTGAAGACGGTGAGCAGGACGAACAGCGCCGCCGCGACGAAGGGCAGCAGAACGTTGAGAAGGTGGTCGAGGTCGGTCAAGAAGTTGAGCATGGGTTCCTCCAGTGCGTGAGCCCGGGGCGGTGCGGCGGTCGGGCAGGTCCGGCAAGGTCGGTGAGGATCCACCGAGCACCACCTCCAGACCTAGCAGCTTGTACGGTCTTGGCAAGTCCCCTTACGGGCAAAACCGGCACCGGAGGCCACGTCAAAAGCGGCCGGAGGCCTGGGCGGGGAGAACCCGCTGCGCGCCATGGGCCTGGGCCATCCTCCGCGGCCCGCACCCCGGGCGTCAGCACCGCCTTTCCCGCCTGAATCATCCGGTTCCCCTCCCGCGTACCCGTCCGACCGTAACCTGTGCCAGGGCACGACTAAACGCTATAGGGTCGGGCCATCCGATGAAGAAATACGATCGGGGCAACCGACCGACAGGGTCCGGTTTATGACGGATGCGTTTTACACGGACCCCCTATAGCGCTAGGTTGAAGGCATAGGGTACGCGCGAACGCAAAGCCCATTCCCCCACGGAGACCCCACCATGCCGACCACCCCGCAAGCCCTGCTCGAGATCCTCACCAGCGCCAAACTCGCCTGGGCCCGGTCGATCGACGAGCGCGACCACGGCTTCGACGACGGGGGCGTGTTCGCCCTGAACGCCACGCGCCTCAGCGTCGAGACCAGCATCACCATCGCCGGCAAGACCTACGGCGTAACCTACGAGACGAACGACCACGGCCGCGTGTCCCGCGCACCGGCGGACGAAAGCGGCCTGGCCTGGGTCCTGTTCCAGCTCACCCTCATGTTCGGCGAGCGCTTCCAGTTCGAAGGCGACAGCCACCAGGAAGACCAGCTCGAGCACCACTACCTGTGCGGCTCCGGCCGCACCAGCCCGGTGGGCCGGTTCGCAGCGCAGATCCTCGAACAGCTCGAACGCATCGCCGAACGCGCGGCCCAGGCTTTCGCGCAACCCGTCCTCGAAGCGGCCTGACCCGATGACCACCGCCGCCGAACTCCTCGCCAACGACGTCCTGAAGCAAGGCTTCGCCAGCGTCCTGGCGGGGTACGACGCGTACCGCGCGGAGCAGATCCGCGCAGAGGGCGAGGCCCTGGCCGCCTTGGTGCAGCACGAGGACGAGCGGCGGTCACGCAAGCGCCTGTAAAACGATCCACCGCTCGGGTTCATCCCGGTCAACACGTGCCACGGCACGGCCAATAAAAACGGAATGACGGGCTTGACGGGTGTCCAAGACCCGCTAGGTTGAGGATAGAGCAGCACCACATCCGTAGGCAGAGGAGACCAGCATGGAAAGCGCGAGCAGCATCTTTATTAAGTGTAGTGTGGCCTTGATTTTTGGCTCCTGCGCTGGCCTCGGCATCGTGGATGTCATGGAGGGTGTGTATGGGCATTTTCACAGGGCGGAGCAGAGCCGCAGCGACGCGGTACAGAACGATCACGTTCTCCGGAGGACGCTGATCGCGCACGACAGCGACGGTCACAAGACGCTGAACGAGGTTGCCCTTGGGGTGCCGCTGGACGATGCCATGCCGGCCTGCGAAGCCGACCCGGAAAAGGCGACGACCCTTTGCCACACGCCGCTGACGCGTACCTACGAGGGGTCCAAGGAGCTGAAGGCGGACGTATATGGCTTCCCGGCGCGCAAGGACGATGACGGAAATCCGACGGTGACGAGCATGACGGTCACCACGAACCTCAGCTCCACCGTTGTCAAGGACGTTACGGCCAACATCACCCGTGTGTCGGCCTACAAGACTTTCCTGCAGACCAGTCAGGTGCTCGGCACTCCGACCCACGTGGACGACAACTACACCAGTTGGAGCCCGGACCAGGGCCCGGTCGTTCTCTTGGACAACACGTTCATCAGCCTCTACCAGGACTGACCCACCACCATGCGCAAGCACATCCTCACCCTCGCGCTGGCCCTAGCCGGCCTGACCGTCGGCACCGCGCACGCGGCGTCACCGCTCCACCTGCTGGCGCGCGACACGCACGGCCACCTGACGCTCAACGGGGTTCCCCTCGGCGTCCCGGTGGCGTCCTTCGCTCCCGCGTGCCAGGGCGATCCCACGGCGGCCACCCCCCCGTGCGTGCTGACGACTCCGGAGATCGACGGGTACGGCTTCGCACAGGTCTTCGGGCTCCCCGCGGTGAAGGACGGCGCGGGCCGGCCGGTGTTCAGCGGGGCCAACGTGACCACGCATAACGGCGTGGTCGACGGCGTGCACCTCGTGTTCGCCGACGATCGGTACGTCACGCTCTTCCGCACCGCCACCAACGAGACCGTGGGCCTGGCGGACTTCACGGACCGCAACGGCGTGATGGAGTGGCACGGTGTGCTCAAGGACGCGTACATCGTCCTCGTCCCGGAGGGAGAGGGCGCGGCGTTCGGCGTGGTGCAGGAAGACCCGACGCCCTGAACGGCACCCAACCACCAGGAGGAGCCCATGGTGTTCGACCCGTTGCAGTTGTTTTTCGGTGGCGCGTGCGTGCTGACGCTCGTCACCCTCATTTGCCCCGTCTGCATGGTCGTGCTGGCGTCGGCGATCCTCTCGTACATGGTCGGCGCCGGCGTGGGCCTGAGCCTCGCGGTCGGACCCGGCATCGTCGTTCGCGCGCTGACCAGCGATCACACCCTGGGCTGGCCGGACAACTCGGGGCCCATCTGGTGCGTCGGGGTCCCCTTGGGCCTGGTGGTGTTCGTCACCCTCATGGCCCTGCTGTTCGGCGAGAAGGACGACACCCAGGCATCGCGTGCACACGCCTGACCGGGTCCCGGCCTCACGTGCGGGGCACCACCTGATGCCGGCGCTGCTGGTCCTGCTGCTCGTCATGGCGGCACCCGCCCAGGCGAAGCAGGCCCAGGCCACCCTCAACGTATCCGTGACGGTGCTCAGCTCGTGCGCCGTGTCCACGGACCAGCGGGTGGCCACCACCTGTACGGGCAGCAGCACCCCGCCCACCGTCGAGCAACGGGAGCAGGGCACCAGCCCGGGGAAGGTTCGGCTCACCGTCGTCACGTTCTGAAGGGCCGTGCCTTGGCACGGCCCGACCGTTCGTCGTAAAGAGCACCAGGCGCACTTGACGGCGCTATACGACCCGCTAGGTTCAACCATGAGGCAGCGCGGAGGAGCGGTGCCACCAACCCAACGAGGTACCGCCATGTTCCTTTTCGATCCGTTCGCACCCGTCGGCAGCGATTTCTTGGTCTTTTGTCAGATGGTCGTGTGCTTTTTTGAGATTGTCCTGTTCTCCATGGTGATTCTGGCGACAACCGTGATAGGGGTGGGGATCTTCGCGTTAATCCTCGACGCGCTCGCCGGTGGCAATGCCGACACGAAAGACACGCCGCAGAAACGGGCTGACGGCGGCCCCGCCGCATCCATCGCTTCCTCGACCGACGCCGCTCAGACCGGCTTGCAGTCCATCGCGCTCGATGCAGCGGTCCACCAGTTGACCGACGCGGTGACCCATTCGCAGGGCACCCTGTTCTGAACCGGCGCACGGCGCGAACCCGCGTCACCGTCCACCCACCACCCGGAGGCATGCCATGTCCCTGATCGCTTTGTCCCACCTCATCCAGCTCGCTGTGCTCACGGGCGCCGAATCCCTTTACGTCGTGTTCGCCGCGGTGCTCGCCGGCACGGTCGGTCTGTTTGACGGCGCGGCCACGGGCCTTGCGGTCTTGCACGCGCACCTGAACGTGCTCGGCACGATCGCCCGGCACCCCTGGGTCGTGGGCCGCGTGGCGTGGGTGGTGGCGGTGCTCGTCGCGCTGGGCGGGGCCTGGCTGCACCAGAAGCGCACCGCGCACTGATGCCGTGCTCGACCTGCTGAAACGCGTGCTGGGTGCCGCCCGCCTGGGGAAAACGGCCCCCGAGCCTGCCCAGACCAGGGTCCGTCTGTTTCCCAAGCGGTACGACCCGATCGGGACCGACGAGGACGGGTACCCGATCTATTCCCGCGAGGACATGGAGGAACTGTTCGGGGGCATCCTGGCGGAGCGGCTTGAAGCGGTACGGCTCGAAGCCGAGGAGCGGGCCCGGCGCCTGGCGCAGGAGCGCGCGGAGCTGGCCGCCGTCGTCGACACCGTGACGACCGAACTGCCGGCCGCGCGACGGCGGCGCCTTTAAAGCGATTCACCGCACGAGGACCATCATGGCCAACACCTTGGAACCCCACGAGCTTGAACGCCGACGTGCGATGGTCGAACACATCCACCCGCGATTCCGCCTCGCCAACCAGCTCCACAAAGCGGCACGGACCGGCGACGTCGAACGGGTCCGCGCGCTGCTGGCCAGCGGGGTCCCGGTCGATGCGGAGAACGCCGTCGGGCTCCCGCCGATATGGTCGGCCGTCCTAGCCTGGTCCGAGGGGCATAGCGACAACGACGGGACCGTGCGCGTCCTCGCGGAAGCGGGGGCCGCACTGGACGTGGAATCCTCGCTGGGCTCTGACAACGTCTGCTACGGAGACCTGTTAGCGTTGGCGCTGTACGAGGCGGGCCCGCACGCGCTGGCCATTCACCGAACGCTCCTCGACGTGGGCTTCCCGGTGGACCGAAGGAACCATGTTAACGAAACGCCGTTGGACCGCGTGCTGCTCCGGCACCAGGCGTTCGTGGACACCGCCGATGTGACCCGGGGTGTGACTCGGCTGCTGCTGGACCGCGGCGCTGGGGCGAACCAGGACCAGCAGCAATGGGCCAGCCAGCTCGCCTGGGCGGTGTGGAGCGAAGACCTCGAGGTGGTGCGGTGGCTGCTCGACGCCGGCGCGGATCCGCGGCATCCGGACGAGGACGGGCGCAGGGTGGTCGACCATGACCG of the Cupriavidus malaysiensis genome contains:
- a CDS encoding ankyrin repeat domain-containing protein, whose protein sequence is MANTLEPHELERRRAMVEHIHPRFRLANQLHKAARTGDVERVRALLASGVPVDAENAVGLPPIWSAVLAWSEGHSDNDGTVRVLAEAGAALDVESSLGSDNVCYGDLLALALYEAGPHALAIHRTLLDVGFPVDRRNHVNETPLDRVLLRHQAFVDTADVTRGVTRLLLDRGAGANQDQQQWASQLAWAVWSEDLEVVRWLLDAGADPRHPDEDGRRVVDHDRLWGPRYVPVLDLVWERLHALDARDRAMLRAVADAEQAGREVPTFRRRRL
- a CDS encoding LPD29 domain-containing protein; this encodes MISAQQPSTQTRNGNVPTHQKARLNGHTTAPATATSPEALKTVLTLVETAQLVQKVLREAFPATGFYVKTQRDANGARLHVEWTDGPREQQVSKLLLPLQSSTPGQWGGNTPVEHFRLTAQGPQRVRLGADRITLKRKFSDGLVGNVLQRLAHRHVGRLDPETRKLLTVESFKKGALMAVVLYGVHFGGNTLQHDVETALHDHTEVQGFPRSATAAGLFVRKPLKA